The following is a genomic window from Aphis gossypii isolate Hap1 chromosome X, ASM2018417v2, whole genome shotgun sequence.
ACATATAGTTCCGCCACGCACGGGGGTAGGTACTAGGTGCACACGCCGacttacaacataataatgattattcatATGATttcatttagaaaatataaaattaagccAACATAagtcattttaaattagacgCATTTTAATagtacacctatataatattgatctaAACATCTGCATCTATAGCATTAATTTAcctgcattattttttttgtaatatcacAAAATCGACGTTTATTgatcactattattttttttgtattattatggtgCAAAGTTTCGTCTTAAGAAgagcaataattattgataataatttaaatacaattaacattGAAAGCAAAAACTATTGTTTCGAAACGTTTAACTTTGAAAAACACAGTCGTCGGAAATGCAttacatttcataaatattacaacaatattataattagatacgCAAAAGTACGTCttcgatattaattaattttaaaacaatttgattatattttataacttaatgcAGTCGGGAAcaagtatttcatttttttacatcaatattaaatttcatccgagtaatattgtattttaatcaaattatattattatagtaggtacataatatacaatattgtaattgtcaattgaatatttatgcaCTCATTTAAAACTCCATTAGTACtcggaaattattaattagtatttatatgtatttgtttctataatataatgcattgtTACtacttgattataaatatattatatattatataaaaccattttaatctttttttttggtaggtataaaatattgaagtacctactttattttaattataaaatgatttgatgTAATTCGATGGTTTTACCGAAAGTAAATGACATTCTATTTTTTGTCttgaaattcattaatttattactatatgcaTTTGTTTGTGTAACAAAACATACCAGCTGACCTTGATTTTCAATTAGCGTTTTCTCGAGGACTACATTAATAATCTCGAAGACGGGTGCAGTTACAGGTAGGAAACAGGtaactatctatataataatatatgtaagaaaaagaatacttaaatatttttaactcgactgactactaatttaaaaaaaaagtaaaaacaacaatttatattagattCGTAACGGAAAGCTTATGCATGAAGTAAACGTTCCAAaaagtactttattttttaaaagcaattattattgaatggagtgtattatttttctttttctaaaCTCAATTTTTGGTCTATTCGTCTCTTCTTATCAGATGCTTGATTCCCATGTTGCCgcatcaataataatgatttataagaaTGTATTATGCAAGTCCATATCATACTACCTACGTAATAAACCGGTGTGtcgtatataatgtacaatataaattatatgactgTTTCTAATGCGGACTtttgtctattttatatatttatacaaatagatGTAGATATAAgtttcatatattaatttgttcaacTCTAAACCTTATTTACTATAGAATTTTTACTTTGTCaatgttttaatagtattatcatcGTAGTTGTTGTAGTTGTTATTGCATTAATCAATTCTGTCATTCAATTGATGTGATGTTATTACCAAGGTGACCTTAACCGTTAATTTTCGGTTTGGttctattatttgtttttgaacttAATTTGCGATAATCGTTAAATCAAGCTATGTTCAAAAAACGGTTATAGATGtaacgttataaattaaatagttcacCGAACATTTTACTAGAAAAacgttaaaattgtttatgttttttgaaaatttcgtataaaaaacgttaaaaaaaattaaagtttttgaacGATGGACttaataaacgtttttaagttattcgTTCTTGTAAATTTATACAGAAGaacgttttgaaataatacgtTCTTGAACATTTAATGAGAAGatcgttttgaaataatacctcttataataattcataataataatatacagtttacTACCAAAATGTACAAGAAAATTTGACTGCGCTTATTATATTGCCATCAGAAAACGAAATTCTTCAAACAATTGATaacaaagtaattattaaacaattttgtcaACAAAAGCAAGGAAAaaacttgtaaattttaaattataaataaattcaagtatAAAGTTATTCATTAGTTCATTACtatgtactatgtagtatgtacttatatatatttattataacaggtaagtacataaaacatacgtgcaaaaccagttttcgaccaaatcgattttttaatatggttgttattcaaaaactaatcactgtaaatacttgaaattttcaccaaatgtttatgtcaGTGTTATCTatgtacagttaaattttcaaaaattcttgactttttttgttatttatagaccatagaattttcgatttttatgagaatttttttttgaactgtcgataaaaaaattttggatggccaaaaaaacttgaaaatttaataaaaggttccttatgagttgttcttattgtagctaaaaaaaaaattaaaaatcgttagtcacaatttttttttataagcgtttattgTTTGACACTAAAACACGTGTGGTCACCCATCTGAGAACTAGTGACACCTGCCAGAAGCCCAGAACACATTTATGACTAAAGCCATACCTACATCGCGTTACACCAgactacttttaaatttttgttttacgttCTCTGGAGTCTggattattatacctattagctTATCGCTATCGTGGTAGatattagtttatactttatatatttaacaaacttaATTGGAAattgaaaagttaaaatatttgataatttttacattagaGCAGGGCAGcaggtaataaaaattgatgttaTTATGTGTCTAGTCTACAATCAGTAAATGCGTTATAcactttataatacatatatattttatctatacttGCTAAAtggatagtataatatacagataattaatgttaaaattggacttatattttatgattctattaggtaggtacttccTTACGTTTTGTAATCTACCTACagttaaatatcatttttacgtAAAACTGTTTCGTCGTGAGCGTGTGATTCAATTATTAAGTGttttcatcaatattaatatatattattttttattatataataaactataataactatgccaaaaattatgaattgtgATAATCCAGTGAGACGGTACTTCAAATATCACGCTGAAGGTGAAAATGCGAACAAATCTATatgcaaaattcaaaattgcaataaaatattagcagtaagtttcaataaaataacatatatttataaatccatTACCGGTACTAAGTCACTCAAAATCTACAAGTTGTATCTTACAACATTTTACGAGGGGTTTTTTAACGATTATGGatcgatattaaaaaatgaaaaaatacgtgattttttatttttaacaggcaatttttaacatacaatcgtaaaaataagtattattattgtaatttattataagtaaattattattaataaagaaaatggaagaaatttgaagttttactgtaggtatctatattgtaaaaaataatgtaaaaaatgtcaaaagtcgtaatttaaattttggtttatcGCAGCCATTGGGTATcactgtattaataaatataacttaaatattatatattaggtacttatttaatataggtattaacaaTACTAAATCAAAAccgtaagtttaaaaaattaatataaatgtatagtttatttcCACAAACGtgcttttaaatttctatataggtatatttaaaaataatttaatttaatttataataacatttttagaaaaaaagctTTACcagaattcattaaaaaatatagtggttaccatattttaaaataaagaaacgcgtctttttttgttttttaaatattccgtATAATCGATCCataatcgttaaaaaaaaatccgcaTAAAGTTGACATAATAGATGTACCCTGTagcctatataatttaaattgtagaatataagcactaaatatattaaaaaatttaatattttacaatttaaaatgtggaaataatcaaataaactatttacatttatattaatttttgaacataacattataaccaaacaatgttcaaaaaactattaatatatctaacaCTTTAAGGGTAATCATTTGGGTAATTTGAAGCGTCACTTAAAGGTCTTTCACGCCATAGAATATCAGCAAATATTATTGGAGGAAGATGAAATTAGTACAGATACTACAAATACCGTTTCTATGTCATCGACTTCTTCAAATTCACCTGATTTATTTCCACCAACACAAAAGAGAGTAAGATACTAagttatcatcattatttttaaataatgatggtatacttttatatgtattatattgtattttgattatacaaacatttgttGTCATATTTTGTAGATGCACAGTGcagataaaacaattaacgTGTCAATAAAACCGGGCAGTGATTGACGGCTGTATTGAAATGGTCACAATTAATGGTAGACCCTTAAAGATATTGGAGGACTCTGgttttagaaaaatagtaGATCCCATTTTTCGATCTTTAGGATTTACTATGAACGCTGATGTTGTGCGCAATCATATTTGTAATCGGGCAAGTTTAGTCCGTAAAGCTATTACtgaacaaatgaaaaaaaaatttttttgtataaaaatggaCACTGCAACTAGACTTGGTCGTACTATACTTGGCATAAATGTTCAGTTTATTTATGAAGGTAAGTgctcataagttattaatataaaataaaataatattaattactagcTGAATAACCtgctatatgtatagtatatatcagATACTCGTAATTTAgatgacaaatattataatattgtaatatttattttcaaatacctacttatcaactttttatttagctCTTGTTCACTctttatttttaggaaaaattattattaggaacCTGGCTACGACAGAAGTTTATCAAACTACATCTatcaacttaaaatgtatacttttaaaaacattggaAAGGTACAACTTAAatcctaaatttatttattctattacgACAGACAATGGAGCGAATATGTTGAAAACGGTTTCATTAATTCGTGAAATGAATAGAGATTTCGAGTATTTCGACAATAATGAAGAAATGTCTGAAAATGTGCACAATTTTGAAGATAATCAAGTTCACACAGATGAAGAAAACAGTTATGATGTTTCGGAATGTTCTGATGaagacaataatatgataaacgaACAAGAAAACGAAAATA
Proteins encoded in this region:
- the LOC126552506 gene encoding uncharacterized protein LOC126552506, giving the protein MPKIMNCDNPVRRYFKYHAEGENANKSICKIQNCNKILAGNHLGNLKRHLKVFHAIEYQQILLEEDEISTDTTNTVSMSSTSSNSPDLFPPTQKRMHSADKTINVSIKPGSD